TACTCAGTTTAATTTCCTTTCCCGTCCGCGCAGATTCGGAAAATCCTTGTTGGTATCCACACTAGAACAGGTTTTTAAAGGTAACAAAGAGCTTTTTAAGGGGTTGTGGATATATGAGTCAGATTATGACTGGCAGCATCACATAGTCCTTAAGTTTGACTTTAATACTATCTCATTGGATAATCCTGATATTTTAGTAAAAGCAATTGAGTTTAACCTATCTCAGAAAGCTGAGGAGTTTGGTTTATCTATAAAGGGGACTGGCATAAAGGAGCAGTTTGTAGATTTGGTAAACAAGGTTTACAAAAAACATAAATCATCTATTG
This region of Calditerrivibrio sp. genomic DNA includes:
- a CDS encoding AAA family ATPase, translating into MMKKLPIGQSSFEQIIKNNNLYVDKTKYIYDLITSTQFNFLSRPRRFGKSLLVSTLEQVFKGNKELFKGLWIYESDYDWQHHIVLKFDFNTISLDNPDILVKAIEFNLSQKAEEFGLSIKGTGIKEQFVDLVNKVYKKHKSSI